The genomic region ACGCCACCAGCGCTGCGCCCAACAGCAAGCCGGCGGCCGAGAATTGCGTCAAACGCCGCGAGGCCAGCGATTGTTCCAGGCGCGGATACAGGATAATCGAAAAACAAAGCAACGCGATTGCTAACAGCACAAAGAAGAAACGTTGCCACAACACCCTCGTAATGTCGCCGAATCCGATGAGATCACCGTGAAACAAGGGCGCAAAGAAAGCGCCGTAATCCAGCAAGCCGAGATACTGATGATGGAAATAGAAGAGAATAGCGGCGACATAACCCAGCGGCAGAATGATCGCCAGGGCTTGTGACCGCAACAGACTCACGAGAAAAAAGACCAGCGAGGTCATGAACAACATCGCGGGCAGAGCGGCAATGGTGACATATTTGAGAAACGGCAGGATATTGAAATCCGCCCCCATGAAAATGACTTTGAAAACGCGGCCAATCGTTGCCAGTGCGATCAAAAAAAGATTGAGATAGAACAACCCGCTTACAATGCCCAAGTATTTGCCCATCACCCAGTTTGCCGTCGTCATCGGGCGCGAGAGCATCACCTGATCCAAACGCGATTTTTCCTCGGCCTTGTGAAAATCGCCGGCCACGAAAATGATCAAGATGGCCTGCACATAGCTGAAAAAGTAGATGGCCAAAAACGCATCTGTGCCGGTCAGCAGAAATTCGCCGGGCGCGCCGGTATCGACAATTGAAGCAATGGTCATGGCGACCAGGAAGAAGAGAATGATTAATACGCCGATGCCCGCCAGCACCCAGAACTTTGCGGTGCGGTAGAGCATCATACGCTCGGCAGCGGCAATCGTAAGAATGTAACGCAGGCTTTTGAACATAGATGCTTCGTTCGAAGGATTATTGGATCTTTGGATAGGTGAAGTGTTGGGTAAAATTCCTCAATCCGCCTCCTCCTCCACCCGTTGCCCCACCTCCGACTCCATAAAATACATGTACGCATCTTCAAGATTGGGCGTGGCGCTTTGCATGTCGTAGCCCGCGATCGGATCGCCGACTACGCGCAGCAGCAAATGCGGTTGTTTCGGAATCGTTGATATCACCTGCATGCGCGCAGCGATATGCGAAAAATCTGCCTCATCGATCAAAACCTGCCAAACTTTGCCGGCGGCCTTGGCGATCAGCGTATCGGGACGGCCGCGATAGGCCACTCTGCCTTTTGCGAGAATTGCAAGATCTTCACAGGTGCTCGAGATGTCGCCCACGATGTGCGTGCTGAGAATGATGATTTTGTCGCGGCTGATTTCGGTGAGCAAATTGCGAAAGCGAATGCGTTCTTCAGGATCGAGACCGGTGGTCGGTTCATCCACAATCAGCAAGCGCGGATTGCCGATCAGCGCCTGCGCGATGCCGAGACGGCGCAGCATGCCGCCGGAATACGTTTTGGCTTTGCGGTCGCGCGCTTCGAGCAAACCAACATTTCCGAGCATCTCATGTACGGTTTCGCGTAAATGCCTTGCCGGCACGCCATTGAGCCGGGCAATGTAGGCAAGAAATTCCGCGCCGGTCAGTTGCGGGTAGACGCCGAAAAATTGCGGCAGGTAGCCGAGCGAAGCGCGAATCTGGCGGCGATGTGAACGAATATCTGCGCCATCGATGAAGACGTCTCCGGAGCTCGGCGTCTCAAGCGTCGCCAGGATTTTCATGAGTGTGCTCTTACCCGCGCCATTCGGGCCGAGCAAGCCGAACATGCCGGTGGCGATGTTGAGCGAGACGTTCTGCAACGCATGAACGCCGCCTGCATAAGTTTTGGAAAGCTGGCGGATGTCGATTGGCATGGGGCATTTTTACTGAATTTTAGAGTAGAGGTTGCAATGCAATCTAATCTTATTCGAAACAAAAGCAAGGATAGAGAAGCCGTAGAAAAGGGGTTGCGCTTCTGCCGCGCTCTGGTTATACTCATTCCTGATTTTCCGTCGAATTTCTCCAGCAACTCATCGCCCAAAGTTTCGTTAAACGTTTTTCAATTGACGGGAGATACGCATGGCAAGCGCGAATTTTGGCCTTTCTCAAATCGGGCAAATCGCCCTCAACGTTCATGATCTTGAACGCGCGGTCGCATTCTACCGCGACAAGCTGGGCATGAAACACCTTTTCACCGTGCCCAAGATGGCGTTCTTTGAGTGCGGCGGCATTCGCCTGATGCTCGGCCTTCCCGAGAAGCCGGAGTTCGATCATCCCAGCTCAATTATCTATTTCAACGTGGATGATATGCAATCGGCTTTCCGGGCTTTATCTCAGCGGGAGGTGTCGTTCGAAAGTGAACCGCATGTGGTTGCCAAAATGCCAACCCATGATTTATGGATGGCGTTTTTTCGGGATTCGGAGAACAATCTTTTTGCGTTGATGAGTGAAGAGGTCACAAAGCGATAAACGAGAGATTCCCTTTTTCTAAGCCGTGCTGGAAGCCAATCACGGCCTCGCAATAATTCAACGATGAAAAATAATCGTCACCTGGCATATTCATGACTTCCTTCTCCCTCAAGCGTCCCATCACCGTTTTCATGCTCACGCTCGGCCTCTGCTTGCTGGGCGCGATATCCTGGCAACGTTTACCGGTTCAGCTTCTGCCGCAATTCATCCTGCCCGAAGTGTACGTCGGCGCCGGCATGCCCGGCGCGTCGCCCGAGAAAATCGAGCGCGAATTGGTGTTTGCCATCGAAGCCGAGCTGGCAACGCTGGAAGGCGTGCATGACATCGAAAGCAATGTCTTTGCGGATTACGCCACCACGAAGATCGCTTTCAATCATGGCACAGACATGAAATTCGCGCTGCTAAAATTGCAGCAGAAGATGAACACCTTGGAGAATCGCCTGCCGGCGGGAGCGCGCATCGAGGTTAATCGTTTCGATACCGCGGATCTTTCCACGTACCTTATGGAACTCAGCATTCGCGGGGAAGCCAGTATCGATGAATTACGCGAGGCCGCCGAACGGCGCGTGCGGCCGCGTCTCGAACAAATCGACGGCGTGGTGAATATCAACATCGGCGGCGGGCAGCGCAGCACGGTCGGCATTCAAATCGACCCGGAACGTTGCGAAGCCGTGGGCCTTCCGGTCATGCTGGTGCAGCAGAAGGTCAATGCGTTTCACCGCCAGCCCGAGCATCTTGGCCGGGTGGTTTCAGCCGGCCGCTACCTCGATGTCAACCTGCTCGGCCGCGTCGATGATTTGCGCGAATTGCGCGATTTGATCATCGATGAACGCGGCCCCACGCGACTGCGCGACGTGGCCGATATTGGCTACAGCCAGGCCGAACGCACGCAATTGTATCGCGTTGACGGCAAATCCGGCGTCGGTATCTTTGTGCAAAAAGATAATGTGAGCAACATGCTCGCCGTTGCCAATGACGTGCTCGCGCAAATCGACGAACTGAACCGCGAGCTTGCGCCTCAAGGATTCGAACTGGCGGTCAATTTCAGCCAGGCCGGGCTGATTCAACAAGCCATCGATCGCATCGAAAACATGGCGCTCACCGGAGCCTTGCTGGCGCTGCTGGTGCTCTTTCTGTTTCTGCGCAATCTG from Cytophagia bacterium CHB2 harbors:
- a CDS encoding ABC transporter ATP-binding protein; translated protein: MPIDIRQLSKTYAGGVHALQNVSLNIATGMFGLLGPNGAGKSTLMKILATLETPSSGDVFIDGADIRSHRRQIRASLGYLPQFFGVYPQLTGAEFLAYIARLNGVPARHLRETVHEMLGNVGLLEARDRKAKTYSGGMLRRLGIAQALIGNPRLLIVDEPTTGLDPEERIRFRNLLTEISRDKIIILSTHIVGDISSTCEDLAILAKGRVAYRGRPDTLIAKAAGKVWQVLIDEADFSHIAARMQVISTIPKQPHLLLRVVGDPIAGYDMQSATPNLEDAYMYFMESEVGQRVEEEAD
- a CDS encoding VOC family protein, which encodes MASANFGLSQIGQIALNVHDLERAVAFYRDKLGMKHLFTVPKMAFFECGGIRLMLGLPEKPEFDHPSSIIYFNVDDMQSAFRALSQREVSFESEPHVVAKMPTHDLWMAFFRDSENNLFALMSEEVTKR
- a CDS encoding efflux RND transporter permease subunit translates to MTSFSLKRPITVFMLTLGLCLLGAISWQRLPVQLLPQFILPEVYVGAGMPGASPEKIERELVFAIEAELATLEGVHDIESNVFADYATTKIAFNHGTDMKFALLKLQQKMNTLENRLPAGARIEVNRFDTADLSTYLMELSIRGEASIDELREAAERRVRPRLEQIDGVVNINIGGGQRSTVGIQIDPERCEAVGLPVMLVQQKVNAFHRQPEHLGRVVSAGRYLDVNLLGRVDDLRELRDLIIDERGPTRLRDVADIGYSQAERTQLYRVDGKSGVGIFVQKDNVSNMLAVANDVLAQIDELNRELAPQGFELAVNFSQAGLIQQAIDRIENMALTGALLALLVLFLFLRNLRFVMILMIAIPVSLLVTFNLMYGFNLSVNILSLCGLALAIGMLVDNGIVVMENVFAHYQRGKSAFAAVYDGTREVSRSILAATGTTVLVFLPVLFVESEAKLFVRELALSVVFPLLISLMVAITLIPLLARLTLKGPPPRPFGSGRILE